GCCGGCCGGCGCCGCGGGCCGGGGCGGCGGTGTCGACCGGGGAGCTGGGCTGCCCGCAGTACGGTGGGGCCGCGCGGGCCGCACATCCAGGTGAACGACTCCACACCCGACCGCCCTCGCGGCCGTCCACGCCGCTTGCTCACCGGAGCCGCCGACATGACCGAGCAGTCCGCCGCACACGCCGCCGCCGTCACCGACCGGGCCCGCCTCGCCGGAAGCGCGTACCGCAGCGACCGGGAACTCGCCGCCCGCCAGTCGCTCTACCGCTGGCAGACGCCCCGGCACGACCTGCCCGGCATCGTCGCGGGGCAGCTGAGCGGTGTACGCGGGCGCGTGGTCGAAGTCGGCTGCGGCAACGGCACGTTCATCCAACGGCTCCGCGCCGACCGGCCCGATCTGGCCCTGCTCGGCCTGGACATCTCCGCGGGCATCCTCGCCCGGGTGCCCGGCCCGGTCGCCGTGGCGGACGCCACCCGCCTGCCGCTGGCGCCCGGGAGCGCCGACGCCGTCCTGGCGCTGCACATGCTGTACCACGTCCCCGACATCCCCCGGGCGGTCAGCGAGCTGTCCCGAGTGGCCACGCCTGACGGGCTGGTGATCGCCTCCACCAACAGCCGCCGGGACAAAGCCGAACTCGACGACCTGTGGCGGCGGGCCGCAGGCGATGTCCTCGGCACCGGGCAGGGCCCGGCCCGGATCTCGCTCAGCGCCCGCTTCTTCCTGGAGGACGCCCCGGGCTTCCTGGGGGAGGAGTTCAGCCGCGTGGAGACGATCGAACTGCCCGGCACCGTCACGGTCCGCGACCCCGAGCCCGTCATCGCGCACCTGGCCTCCTACCGCGCCTGGGCCGACCAGCACGAGGCGCCCTTCGACGCCACGATCGAACGGGCCCGCACGATCGCGTCCGACCACATCGCCCGCCACGGAACCTTCACGGTCACCTGCTTGAGCGGCGTGCTTGTCTGCCGTCGGTGAGGGGCCGGTGTCGTCGTGGGGGAGATCCGCGTTCCGTCAACGCACCTCGCCCCGACGCGCAAAAAAAACCGCACCCTCCCCACCACCCAGCCGACTCCGATGAGTCGTGGGTCGTGGGTCGGGTGCGGTTGTGGTGCTTGGGTGGACGTGAAGGTCAGGCCTTCTTCGTCTCCCAGAAGATCTTGTCGATCTGGGCGATGTAGTCCAGGGCCTTCTGGCCCGTCGCCGGGTCGGTCGAGGCCTTGGCGGCCGAGAGGGCCTTCAGGGTCTCGTTGACCAGCTGGTGCAGCTCCGGGTACTTCTCGAAGTGCGGCGGCTTGAAGTAGTCGCTCCACAGCACGGAGACGTGGTGCTTCGCCAGCTCGGCGCGCTGCTCCTTGATGACGGTGGCCCGCGCCTGGAAGTGCGGGTCGTCGTTGGCGGCCATCTTCTCCTGCACGGCCTTCACCGACTCCGCCTCGATGCGGGCCTGGGCCGGGTCGTACACACCGCAGGGCAGGTCGCAGTGCGCGCTGACCTTGACCGTGGGGGCAAACAGGCGGGAAAGCATGGAGCGTTCCTTCCTCGTGATCGTCTTCTCAGGTCCGACATTACTCCCTGGGAAGGCTGATTTCGCGAGTGCCCCCATGCGCCTAGGACAAAAGTCCGGGGTCAGACTGAGACTGGTGGAGGATCGGACCGGGGAGGTGCCGGTAATGCCGGAGCTGTCGCAGGAGATCGAGCGCGGGCGGGCCCTGCTGCCCTATGGGGCCGCCCAGGTGACGGGGCCGTCCATGGTGCCCACGCTGCGGCACGGGGACCGGCTGGTGGTGCGCTGGGGCGGGCGCGTGCGGGCCGGTGACGTCGTCGTCCTGCGCCATCCCTTCCAGCAGGACCTGCTCGTCGTCAAGCGGGCCGCCGAGCGCCGGGACGGCGGCTGGTGGGTGCTCGGGGACAATCCGTTCGCGGGCGGCGACAGCACCGACTACGGCACCGTCCCCGAGGAACTGGTGCTCGGCCGGGTGCGGCTGCGGTACCGGCCGCTCCAGGCGGGTCAGCGCTCGCCGCTCGCGCTGGCGCGCTGGGCCTTCTCGGCGGCCCGGCCCGTGCTCTCCGACCGGTCGGCCTCCAGGCGTTTGCGGGCCCGGTAGGCGGCCACGTTGGCGCGGGTCGCGCAGCGGTCGGAGCAGTAGCGCCGGGAGCGGTTGGTAGACGTGTCCAGGTAGGCGTTGCGGCACGGCGGCGCCTCGCACAGGCCCAGCCGGTCGACGCCGTACTCGGTCAGGTGGAAGGCCAGGCCCATGGCGGCGATGGCCGCGTAGCCCGCTGTCGCGTTGGACGGGTGGTCGGCGAGGTGCATGTGCCACAGCGGGCGGCCGTCGTCGTCCCGGTGGTCGTGCCCGGAGATCTGCGGGCTCACCGGGAACTCCAGGAGCAGGGAGTTGAGGAGGTCAACCGCGAGGGTCTCGTCGTCGCCGTCGGCCGCCTCGAAGACCGCGCGCAGCCTGCCGCGCACCGACCGGAACCGGGTGACGTCGGCGTCGGTGGCGCGGCGGGCCGCCGACGCGTTCGCGCCGAACAGGCCCCGCACCGCCTCGACCGAGGTCAGGGAGTCCTTGCCCCGGCCGGGTTCCTCGCTGTTGACGAGCCGAACCGCGTAGTCCGAGTAATAGGCCAGTTCCACTTGTTAGTCCTTACGGCGGTGTTCTAGGGTCGTGCCGGCGGTCGGGTAATGGCTGATCGTCCATACAGGGTATTACGGTACTGCGCGTCGTCACCCGACGGAGGAGCCCGATGACGGACATGGACACCGAGACGCGGACAGCGGCGGCCGCGGCGCCCGGCACCGGGAGCGGCGGCTTCGGCACCGACTGGGCCGCCTGGCAGCGGAGCTGGGACCGCCAGCAGGAGTGGTACATGCCCGACCGCGAGGAGCGCTTCAGCACCATGCTCGACATGGTCGAGGCGCTCACCGGACCCGCCCCGCGCGTCCTGGACCTCGCCTGCGGCACCGGCACCATCACCGCCCGGCTGCTCGACCGGCTGCCCGGCGCCACCAGCACAGGCGTCGACCTCGACCCCGCGCTGCTGGCCATCGCCGAGGGCACCTTCGCGGGCGACGACCGGGTCTCCCTCGTCACCGCGGACCTCAAGGACCCCGACTGGACGGCGCGGCTGCCGCACGACGCCTACGACGCCGTCCTGACCGCCACGGCCCTGCACTGGCTGCACAGCGAACCCCTCGCGGCCCTCTACGGTCAGATCGCGGGACTCGTCCGCGACGGCGGTGTCTTCATGAACGCGGACCACATGATCGACGACTCCACGCCCCGGATCAACGCGGCCGAGCGGGCGCAGCGCCACACCCGTATGGAACAGGCCAAGGCGGCGGGCGCCGTCGACTGGGCGCAGTGGTGGCGGCTGGCCGCCGAGGACCCGGTGCTCGCCGGGCCCACCGCCCGCCGCTTCGAGATCTACGGCGAGCACGCCGACGGCGACACCCCCTCCGTCGGCTGGCACGCGCGCGTCCTGCGCGAGCACGGCTTCGCCGAGGCCCGCCCGGTCTGGTGCTCCCCCTCGGACACCCTGCTGCTCGCCCTCAAGTAACGCCGGGCCGCGACGCGCGGGAGGGGCGGTACGGATGTGCCGTACCGCCCCTCCCGCCTCCGCGTTCACCCGTGCGTCCGGTCAGAGCACCTTCGACAGGAACGCCTTCGTCCGTTCGTGCTGCGGGTCGGTCAGCACCTCGCGCGGCCGGCCGGACTCGACGACCACACCGCCGTCCATGAAGACCAGGCTGTCGCCCACCTCGCGGGCGAAGCCCATCTCGTGGGTGACGACGATCATCGTCATGCCGGACTCGGCGAGGTCGCGCATGACGTCGAGGACGTCGCCGACCAGCTCCGGGTCGAGGGCCGAGGTCGGCTCGTCGAACAGCATCAGCTTCGGGTCCATCGCCAGGGCCCGCGCGATGGCCACCCGCTGCTGCTGGCCGCCGGAGAGCTGCGAGGGGTAGTTCCCGGCCTTGTCGGCGAGCCCCACCCGTTCGAGGAGCTGTGTCGCCCGCTCCCGCGCCTGCGCCCTGCTGACGCCCTTGACCTGCACCGGCGCCTCCATGATGTTCTCGGCGGCGGTCAGGTGCGGGAACAGGTTGAAGCGCTGGAAGACCATGCCGATGTCCCGCCGCTTCAGCGCGACCTCGCTGTCCTTCAGCTCGTACAGCTTGTCGCCCTTCTGGCGGTAGCCGACCAGCTCGCCGTCGACGTAGAGACGCCCGGCGTTGATCTTCTCCAGGTGGTTGATGCAGCGCAGGAACGTCGACTTGCCCGAGCCGGACGGGCCGATCAGGCAGAACACCTCACCCGCCTTCACCTCCAGGTCGATGCC
The sequence above is a segment of the Streptomyces griseoviridis genome. Coding sequences within it:
- the sodN gene encoding superoxide dismutase, Ni — translated: MLSRLFAPTVKVSAHCDLPCGVYDPAQARIEAESVKAVQEKMAANDDPHFQARATVIKEQRAELAKHHVSVLWSDYFKPPHFEKYPELHQLVNETLKALSAAKASTDPATGQKALDYIAQIDKIFWETKKA
- a CDS encoding class I SAM-dependent methyltransferase is translated as MTEQSAAHAAAVTDRARLAGSAYRSDRELAARQSLYRWQTPRHDLPGIVAGQLSGVRGRVVEVGCGNGTFIQRLRADRPDLALLGLDISAGILARVPGPVAVADATRLPLAPGSADAVLALHMLYHVPDIPRAVSELSRVATPDGLVIASTNSRRDKAELDDLWRRAAGDVLGTGQGPARISLSARFFLEDAPGFLGEEFSRVETIELPGTVTVRDPEPVIAHLASYRAWADQHEAPFDATIERARTIASDHIARHGTFTVTCLSGVLVCRR
- a CDS encoding class I SAM-dependent methyltransferase; the protein is MTDMDTETRTAAAAAPGTGSGGFGTDWAAWQRSWDRQQEWYMPDREERFSTMLDMVEALTGPAPRVLDLACGTGTITARLLDRLPGATSTGVDLDPALLAIAEGTFAGDDRVSLVTADLKDPDWTARLPHDAYDAVLTATALHWLHSEPLAALYGQIAGLVRDGGVFMNADHMIDDSTPRINAAERAQRHTRMEQAKAAGAVDWAQWWRLAAEDPVLAGPTARRFEIYGEHADGDTPSVGWHARVLREHGFAEARPVWCSPSDTLLLALK
- a CDS encoding amino acid ABC transporter ATP-binding protein translates to MVKSEGVHKSFGQVEVLQGIDLEVKAGEVFCLIGPSGSGKSTFLRCINHLEKINAGRLYVDGELVGYRQKGDKLYELKDSEVALKRRDIGMVFQRFNLFPHLTAAENIMEAPVQVKGVSRAQARERATQLLERVGLADKAGNYPSQLSGGQQQRVAIARALAMDPKLMLFDEPTSALDPELVGDVLDVMRDLAESGMTMIVVTHEMGFAREVGDSLVFMDGGVVVESGRPREVLTDPQHERTKAFLSKVL
- the sodX gene encoding nickel-type superoxide dismutase maturation protease; translation: MPELSQEIERGRALLPYGAAQVTGPSMVPTLRHGDRLVVRWGGRVRAGDVVVLRHPFQQDLLVVKRAAERRDGGWWVLGDNPFAGGDSTDYGTVPEELVLGRVRLRYRPLQAGQRSPLALARWAFSAARPVLSDRSASRRLRAR
- a CDS encoding CGNR zinc finger domain-containing protein, giving the protein MELAYYSDYAVRLVNSEEPGRGKDSLTSVEAVRGLFGANASAARRATDADVTRFRSVRGRLRAVFEAADGDDETLAVDLLNSLLLEFPVSPQISGHDHRDDDGRPLWHMHLADHPSNATAGYAAIAAMGLAFHLTEYGVDRLGLCEAPPCRNAYLDTSTNRSRRYCSDRCATRANVAAYRARKRLEADRSESTGRAAEKAQRASASGER